A window from Flavobacterium sp. 83 encodes these proteins:
- the panC gene encoding pantoate--beta-alanine ligase — translation MHIFYGKVALRDYLKSIKTSNSTIGFVPTMGALHQGHLALMQKSLLENENTVVSIFVNPTQFNNPEDLAKYPRTLEEDVKKLTALSPKIILYAPTVEDIYDGQPLSQSFDFDGLENQMEGEFRPGHFNGVGTIVKRLFQIVEPTNAYFGEKDFQQLQIVKKMVAKAHLKVNVIGCPIYREPNHLAMSSRNERLSPHEREEAAIIYKKLTIAKEKFQTESPESVTEWVKKAFENNTLFKLEYFVIADEETLLPSEIKESDKKYRAFIAVFVNNIRLIDTISLN, via the coding sequence ATGCATATTTTCTATGGAAAAGTAGCTTTGAGAGACTATTTGAAATCAATCAAAACTTCAAATTCCACCATTGGATTTGTTCCAACTATGGGCGCTTTACATCAAGGCCATTTGGCTTTAATGCAAAAATCGCTACTAGAAAATGAAAATACTGTAGTGAGTATTTTTGTAAATCCAACCCAATTTAACAATCCGGAAGATTTAGCAAAATACCCAAGGACATTAGAAGAAGATGTGAAAAAACTTACCGCTTTGAGTCCAAAAATTATTTTGTATGCTCCAACTGTCGAGGATATTTATGACGGACAGCCCTTGTCTCAATCTTTTGATTTTGATGGATTAGAAAACCAAATGGAAGGAGAATTCAGACCTGGACATTTTAATGGTGTCGGAACTATTGTAAAACGTCTTTTTCAAATTGTAGAACCTACAAATGCCTATTTTGGTGAGAAAGATTTTCAGCAATTACAAATCGTCAAAAAGATGGTCGCTAAAGCGCATTTGAAAGTAAACGTAATTGGTTGCCCAATTTACAGGGAACCCAACCACCTCGCTATGAGTTCTCGAAACGAACGTTTATCCCCTCACGAAAGAGAAGAAGCTGCAATAATTTACAAAAAACTGACTATTGCCAAAGAAAAATTTCAAACAGAAAGTCCTGAATCAGTAACGGAATGGGTTAAAAAAGCTTTCGAAAACAACACTCTTTTCAAATTAGAATATTTTGTAATAGCTGATGAAGAAACGCTATTACCCAGCGAAATAAAAGAATCCGATAAAAAATACCGCGCTTTTATAGCCGTTTTTGTCAACAATATTCGTTTGATTGATACCATTTCATTAAATTAA
- a CDS encoding glycogen/starch synthase, with translation MKDKRILYVSSEVVPYLAENEVSLMSYDVPKMINDQGGQIRIFMPRYGNINERRHQLHEVIRLSGMNLVVNDLDMPLIIKVASIPKERIQVYFIDNDEYFKRKATFADEEGVMYPDNDERAIFFAKGVVETVKKLNWVPDIIHVHGWMAAMLPIYMKHFYKNEALFSETKIVTSVYSQSFEGTLDAEMINKVKFDGVPDEAIADLAIPDYENIIKATVMHSDAVIIASENLSSSLTKFIESSGKPFLPFVPKDKFAEAYTNFYKNEVL, from the coding sequence ATGAAAGATAAGAGGATATTATATGTATCATCTGAAGTGGTGCCTTATCTCGCTGAAAATGAGGTTTCTTTAATGTCTTATGACGTGCCGAAAATGATTAATGATCAGGGAGGACAAATAAGGATTTTCATGCCTAGATATGGAAATATAAATGAAAGAAGACACCAATTACACGAAGTGATTAGACTTTCGGGGATGAATTTGGTAGTAAATGATTTGGATATGCCATTGATTATAAAAGTAGCTTCAATTCCTAAAGAGAGGATACAAGTTTACTTTATAGATAATGACGAATATTTCAAAAGGAAAGCCACATTTGCAGATGAAGAAGGTGTTATGTATCCAGACAATGATGAGCGCGCTATTTTCTTTGCAAAAGGAGTGGTAGAAACGGTTAAAAAATTAAATTGGGTTCCTGATATTATTCATGTTCATGGGTGGATGGCTGCAATGTTGCCTATATATATGAAACATTTTTATAAAAATGAAGCTTTATTTTCAGAAACAAAGATTGTAACCTCAGTTTACAGTCAGTCATTTGAAGGAACTTTAGATGCAGAAATGATAAATAAGGTGAAATTTGATGGTGTTCCTGATGAAGCAATAGCTGATTTAGCAATTCCCGATTATGAAAATATTATAAAAGCAACAGTTATGCATTCTGATGCTGTAATCATTGCTTCAGAAAACCTGTCTTCAAGTTTAACAAAATTTATAGAATCTTCGGGTAAACCTTTTTTACCTTTCGTGCCGAAAGATAAATTCGCGGAAGCGTATACTAATTTCTATAAAAACGAGGTTCTTTAA
- the panD gene encoding aspartate 1-decarboxylase, whose product MQIQVVKSKIHRVKVTGADLNYIGSITIDEALLDASNIIEGEKVSIVNINNGERFDTYAIKGEKNSGIITLNGPAARKVQKDDIIIIISYATLEFEEAKTFKPWIIFPNENDNSLT is encoded by the coding sequence ATGCAAATTCAAGTCGTAAAATCAAAAATACACCGAGTAAAAGTTACCGGAGCCGATTTAAATTATATCGGAAGCATTACAATTGACGAAGCTTTACTAGATGCGTCTAACATTATTGAAGGCGAAAAAGTATCTATTGTAAACATCAACAATGGAGAACGCTTTGATACTTATGCCATCAAAGGGGAGAAAAATTCAGGCATCATAACTCTAAATGGTCCTGCTGCTAGAAAAGTACAAAAAGACGACATCATCATTATCATTTCATATGCCACATTAGAATTTGAAGAAGCCAAAACCTTCAAACCGTGGATCATTTTTCCAAATGAAAATGACAATTCATTGACCTAG
- a CDS encoding DUF4270 domain-containing protein → MYNISFFKKILVLSSIILLYSCDKDYNAIGGDLIGDNHFGLKDTIFSVVAYNQKTGPIQSDNLAVNPLGIYKNPNFGETTANFNTQLTLASTVTATGISSRPFVTSVVLTIPYYYKASKTVTNTDGSHIYTLDSIYGVSKAPMKLSIHESGYYMRDSDPTGGFQLAQKYYTNQNTDFDNIKVSTRLNDDADLAQNDNFFFDPAEHVVKTTDSITKVETVTRTAPGMQLNLNKSYFKTKIIDGANAGKLASSDVFKDYFRGLYFKIEKSGSSDGNLAMLNFKAGKITVNYNEDLTTTSTSGVVTVTRVKKSIVLNMTGNSVSLLNNNFGATGIAYNALPNTGNTTAGDGKLYLKGGEGSVAIIDLFDKKDLKGYDANGNLTGPNGISDELDDLRYPADGKKWLINEANLVFHIDASTMINSFEPRRIYLYDYTNHRPVVDYYNDASTSADAKKSKLVFDGNINTDATSKRGLTYKIRITNQIRNLIKNVDSTNVKLGLVVTEDITAVASYKVRTPNAFISQAPKASVMNPLGTILFGNNIPFGDSNYDKRLKLEIFYTKPN, encoded by the coding sequence ATGTACAATATTTCTTTTTTCAAGAAAATACTGGTTTTATCAAGTATCATTCTTTTGTATTCCTGCGATAAAGATTATAATGCGATTGGTGGGGATTTAATTGGGGATAACCATTTTGGACTTAAAGACACAATATTTAGTGTAGTAGCTTACAACCAAAAAACTGGACCTATTCAATCTGATAATCTTGCTGTAAATCCATTAGGGATATATAAAAACCCTAATTTTGGAGAAACGACAGCCAATTTCAATACACAATTGACTTTAGCATCCACGGTAACTGCCACAGGTATTAGTTCAAGACCTTTTGTTACAAGTGTAGTTTTGACTATACCTTACTATTATAAAGCTTCGAAAACAGTTACGAATACTGACGGTAGTCACATTTATACATTAGATTCAATTTACGGAGTTAGTAAAGCACCAATGAAATTAAGTATTCATGAAAGTGGATATTACATGAGAGATAGTGACCCTACAGGTGGATTTCAACTTGCTCAAAAATATTATACCAATCAAAATACTGATTTCGATAATATTAAAGTTTCTACTCGTTTGAATGACGATGCCGATTTAGCTCAAAACGATAATTTTTTCTTTGATCCTGCTGAACATGTGGTTAAAACAACAGATTCTATCACTAAAGTAGAGACTGTTACACGAACTGCACCGGGAATGCAGTTGAATTTGAATAAAAGCTATTTTAAAACAAAGATTATTGATGGTGCAAATGCGGGTAAATTAGCTTCAAGTGATGTTTTTAAAGACTATTTCAGAGGGCTTTATTTTAAAATCGAAAAATCAGGAAGCAGTGATGGGAATTTAGCTATGTTGAATTTCAAAGCTGGAAAAATTACCGTTAATTATAACGAAGATTTAACTACTACATCAACAAGTGGTGTTGTAACAGTGACAAGGGTTAAAAAAAGTATTGTTCTTAATATGACCGGAAATTCTGTAAGTTTATTGAATAATAACTTTGGAGCTACAGGTATTGCCTATAATGCATTGCCAAATACTGGAAATACAACTGCCGGAGACGGAAAATTATATTTAAAAGGTGGTGAAGGTTCTGTAGCTATCATTGATTTATTTGATAAAAAAGATTTGAAAGGATATGATGCTAACGGAAACCTAACTGGGCCAAATGGGATTTCTGATGAATTAGATGATTTAAGATATCCGGCTGATGGTAAAAAGTGGTTGATCAATGAAGCGAATCTTGTTTTTCATATTGATGCAAGTACAATGATAAACAGCTTTGAGCCAAGAAGGATTTATTTGTATGATTATACAAATCATAGGCCTGTTGTTGATTATTACAATGATGCTTCAACAAGCGCTGATGCGAAAAAATCAAAATTAGTATTTGATGGGAACATAAATACAGATGCAACTTCTAAAAGAGGATTGACTTATAAAATCAGGATTACTAATCAGATTCGCAATCTTATTAAAAACGTAGATTCAACTAATGTCAAATTAGGACTAGTGGTTACTGAAGATATAACTGCCGTTGCTTCTTATAAAGTGAGAACTCCAAATGCATTTATTTCTCAAGCTCCAAAGGCGAGTGTAATGAATCCATTAGGGACTATTTTATTTGGAAATAACATTCCTTTTGGAGATTCTAATTATGACAAAAGATTAAAACTTGAAATTTTTTATACAAAACCTAATTAA